One window from the genome of Streptomyces sp. WZ-12 encodes:
- a CDS encoding ABC transporter ATP-binding protein, with protein MTTADKQDPAAGRAPDQTPADTAGETTGSTPRRGPAPGGGPMARMMGGPVEKSLDFKGSGKRLLAQMRPERGIVAVALLLGVLSVALTVVGPKVLGRATDLIMAGVIGRHLPEGLTEAQAVAELRAHGQGGFADMLGAMPVVPGHGVDFGAVGTILLGAVLIYAGSAAFGFTQARIATRVVQRTVFRLREQVEEKLARLPLSHFDKQQRGEVLSRATNDIDNVQQTLQQTLSQIMASLLTILGVLGMMFWISPLLALVALITVPVSIVVATKVGKRAQPQFVRQWKTTGKLNAHIEEMYTGHSLVKVFGRQKESAALFREQNEALYAAGFRAQFISGIIQPAMMFIGNLNYVLVAVVGGLRVASGALSLGDVQAFIQYSRQFSQPLTQVAAMANLVQSGVASAERVFELLDAPEQDPDAEQPARPEQVTGRVAFEDVSFRYDEHRPLIDGLSLTVRPGQTVAIVGPTGAGKTTLVNLLMRFYEVRGGRITLDGVDIAKMSREELRANIGMVLQDTWLFGGTIAENIAYGAPEGTSRDKVVEAARATHVDRFVRTLPDGYDTVIDEEGDNVSAGEKQLITIARAFLAEPAILVLDEATSSVDTRTEVLIQHAMAQLRTGRTSFVIAHRLSTIRDADVILVMENGAIVEQGDHDALLAAGGAYARLYAAQFAEAVTEAG; from the coding sequence GTGACCACCGCGGACAAGCAGGACCCGGCCGCGGGGCGGGCCCCCGACCAGACGCCCGCCGACACCGCCGGCGAGACCACCGGATCGACCCCCCGCCGCGGCCCGGCCCCCGGCGGCGGCCCGATGGCCCGGATGATGGGCGGCCCGGTCGAGAAGTCCCTGGACTTCAAGGGCTCCGGCAAGCGGCTGTTGGCCCAGATGCGGCCGGAGCGCGGCATCGTCGCGGTGGCGCTGCTGCTGGGCGTGCTGAGCGTGGCGCTGACCGTCGTCGGCCCGAAGGTGCTGGGCCGCGCCACCGACCTGATCATGGCCGGCGTCATCGGCCGCCACCTGCCCGAGGGCCTGACCGAGGCGCAGGCCGTCGCCGAGCTGCGGGCGCACGGCCAGGGCGGGTTCGCCGACATGCTCGGCGCCATGCCGGTGGTCCCCGGCCACGGCGTCGACTTCGGCGCCGTCGGCACCATCCTGCTCGGCGCCGTCCTGATCTACGCCGGCTCCGCCGCCTTCGGCTTCACCCAGGCCCGGATCGCCACCCGGGTCGTCCAACGCACCGTCTTCCGGCTGCGCGAGCAGGTCGAGGAGAAGCTGGCCCGGCTGCCGCTGAGCCACTTCGACAAGCAGCAGCGCGGCGAGGTGCTCTCCCGCGCGACCAACGACATCGACAACGTCCAGCAGACGCTCCAGCAGACCCTCAGCCAGATCATGGCCTCGCTGCTGACGATCCTGGGCGTGCTGGGGATGATGTTCTGGATCTCGCCGCTGCTGGCGCTGGTCGCGCTGATCACCGTGCCGGTCTCGATCGTCGTCGCCACCAAGGTCGGCAAGCGCGCCCAGCCGCAGTTCGTCCGCCAGTGGAAGACCACCGGCAAGCTCAACGCGCACATCGAGGAGATGTACACCGGCCACTCCCTGGTCAAGGTCTTCGGCCGCCAGAAGGAGTCCGCCGCACTCTTCCGCGAGCAGAACGAGGCGCTCTACGCGGCCGGCTTCCGGGCCCAGTTCATCTCCGGGATCATCCAGCCCGCGATGATGTTCATCGGCAACCTCAACTACGTGCTGGTGGCCGTGGTCGGCGGTCTGCGGGTGGCCTCGGGCGCGCTGTCCCTCGGCGACGTCCAGGCGTTCATCCAGTACAGCCGCCAGTTCAGCCAGCCGCTGACCCAGGTCGCGGCGATGGCCAACCTCGTCCAGTCCGGCGTCGCCTCCGCCGAGCGGGTCTTCGAACTCCTCGACGCCCCCGAGCAGGACCCGGACGCCGAGCAGCCCGCCCGCCCCGAGCAGGTCACCGGTCGGGTCGCCTTCGAGGACGTCTCCTTCCGCTACGACGAGCACAGGCCGCTCATCGACGGTCTCTCGCTGACCGTCCGCCCCGGCCAGACCGTCGCCATCGTCGGCCCGACCGGCGCCGGCAAGACCACCCTGGTCAACCTCCTGATGCGGTTCTACGAGGTCCGCGGCGGCCGGATCACCCTCGACGGCGTGGACATCGCGAAGATGTCCCGCGAGGAGCTGCGCGCCAACATCGGCATGGTCCTCCAGGACACCTGGCTCTTCGGCGGCACCATCGCCGAGAACATCGCCTACGGCGCCCCCGAGGGGACCTCCCGCGACAAGGTCGTCGAGGCGGCCCGGGCCACCCACGTCGACCGCTTCGTCCGCACCCTCCCGGACGGCTACGACACCGTCATCGACGAGGAGGGCGACAACGTCTCGGCCGGCGAGAAGCAGTTGATCACCATCGCCCGGGCCTTCCTCGCGGAGCCGGCGATCCTCGTCCTGGACGAGGCCACCAGCTCGGTCGACACCCGCACCGAGGTCCTCATCCAGCACGCGATGGCCCAACTCCGCACCGGCCGCACCAGCTTCGTCATCGCCCACCGCCTCTCCACGATCCGCGACGCCGACGTCATCCTGGTCATGGAGAACGGCGCGATCGTCGAACAGGGCGACCACGACGCCCTCTTGGCCGCCGGGGGCGCCTACGCCCGGCTGTACGCGGCCCAGTTCGCGGAGGCGGTGACGGAGGCGGGGTAG
- a CDS encoding response regulator transcription factor, with amino-acid sequence MSSLLLLTNALQPSTEVLPALGLLLHSVRVAPAEGPALIDTPGADVILIDGRRDLPHVRSLCQLLRSTGPGCPLVLVVTEGGLAAVTADWGVDDVILDTAGPAEVEARLRLAMGRQQITTDNGPTEIRTGDLSVDEATYSAKLKGRVLDLTFKEFELLKYLAQHPGRVFTRAQLLQEVWGYDYFGGTRTVDVHVRRLRAKLGPEHESLIGTVRNVGYRFVVPEKVERAAAEAKAQEEAGRPGKGGDGGERAGARAPSSGAGSGAAQPARR; translated from the coding sequence GTGAGCTCACTTCTGCTGCTGACCAACGCCCTCCAGCCATCGACGGAGGTGCTCCCGGCGCTCGGCCTGCTGCTGCACAGCGTCCGGGTGGCCCCCGCCGAGGGCCCGGCCCTGATCGACACCCCAGGGGCCGACGTCATACTGATCGACGGCCGCCGCGACCTTCCGCACGTGCGGTCCCTGTGCCAGCTCCTGCGGTCCACCGGGCCGGGCTGTCCGCTGGTGTTGGTGGTCACCGAGGGCGGACTGGCCGCCGTCACCGCCGACTGGGGCGTCGACGACGTGATACTGGACACCGCCGGGCCGGCCGAGGTGGAGGCGCGGCTGCGGCTGGCGATGGGCCGCCAGCAGATCACCACCGACAACGGCCCCACGGAGATCCGCACCGGGGACCTCTCGGTGGACGAGGCCACCTACAGCGCCAAGCTCAAGGGCCGGGTCTTGGACCTGACCTTCAAGGAGTTCGAGCTGCTGAAGTACCTGGCGCAGCACCCGGGCCGGGTCTTCACCCGCGCCCAACTCCTCCAAGAGGTGTGGGGCTACGACTACTTCGGCGGTACGCGGACGGTGGACGTGCACGTCCGGCGGCTGCGCGCCAAGCTGGGCCCCGAGCACGAGTCGCTGATCGGGACCGTCCGCAACGTCGGCTACCGCTTCGTGGTGCCGGAGAAGGTGGAGCGGGCCGCGGCGGAGGCCAAGGCGCAGGAGGAGGCCGGGCGGCCGGGGAAGGGCGGCGACGGCGGCGAGCGGGCCGGTGCGCGGGCGCCCTCGTCGGGCGCCGGATCCGGGGCCGCACAGCCTGCCCGACGGTAG
- a CDS encoding sensor histidine kinase: MNGTDDAHAAHGAGDASDAEAPHAEASRGEAAHDGGGGADGARPAGGGFGLTRFHQLPLRSRLALLTAVAVAFAVALSAAACWLITRDRLTEQLDTSLSTVEVNTDYVQAISARCAGSPLNVRFQPTPYTIQLVSPSGYVCTSPGKFAIPAQHADQAVADGRLAGAVHTTKDEKGVAMRVSTSPYRGPITDAQGNRLAISVAAPMDQVTDPLNHLALVLLVVAGVGVLGAATAGLWVARAALKPVDRLTAAVEHVARTQDLTIRIPTDGEDEIARLSRSFNAMTAALAASRDLQQQLIADAGHELRTPLTSLRTNIDLLERSERSGRKIPAADKEALLASVKAQMGELAALIGDLQVLSRPAETSLGTGASAIRVVALHDIVGSALERARLRGPSLTLTAALAPWYVRAEPAALERAVVNLLDNAVKFSPSGGTVEVRLADGALTVRDHGPGIPPDDLPHVFERFWRSPAARSLPGSGLGLSIVARTAEQAGGGVRLRNAPGGGTEALLTLPGAATPPPDTPGRSGAPEAPGGPAGASDTSA, from the coding sequence ATGAACGGCACCGACGACGCGCACGCGGCGCACGGCGCGGGGGACGCCTCCGATGCCGAAGCGCCGCACGCCGAGGCGTCCCGCGGCGAGGCTGCGCACGACGGCGGCGGTGGCGCGGACGGGGCGCGGCCGGCGGGCGGGGGCTTCGGCCTGACGCGGTTCCACCAGCTCCCGCTGCGCTCGCGGCTGGCGCTGCTCACCGCGGTCGCGGTCGCCTTCGCGGTGGCGCTGTCGGCCGCCGCCTGCTGGCTGATCACCCGCGACCGGCTCACCGAGCAGCTCGACACCAGCCTGAGCACCGTCGAGGTCAACACCGACTACGTCCAGGCGATCAGCGCCCGCTGCGCCGGCTCCCCGTTGAACGTCCGCTTCCAACCGACGCCGTACACCATCCAGTTGGTCTCCCCGTCCGGCTACGTCTGCACCTCGCCCGGCAAGTTCGCCATCCCCGCGCAGCACGCGGACCAGGCGGTCGCCGACGGGCGGCTGGCCGGCGCCGTGCACACCACCAAGGACGAGAAGGGCGTCGCGATGCGGGTCTCGACCTCCCCGTACCGCGGCCCGATCACCGACGCGCAGGGGAACCGCCTGGCGATCTCGGTGGCCGCGCCGATGGACCAGGTCACCGATCCGCTCAACCACCTCGCGCTGGTGCTGCTGGTCGTCGCCGGGGTGGGGGTGCTGGGCGCGGCGACCGCCGGCCTGTGGGTGGCCCGGGCGGCCCTCAAGCCCGTCGACCGGCTCACCGCCGCCGTCGAGCACGTCGCCCGCACCCAGGACCTCACCATCCGCATCCCCACCGACGGCGAGGACGAAATCGCCCGCCTCTCCCGGTCGTTCAACGCCATGACCGCCGCGCTGGCCGCCTCCCGCGACCTCCAGCAGCAGCTCATCGCGGACGCCGGCCACGAGCTCCGGACGCCCCTGACGTCCCTGCGGACCAACATCGACCTGCTGGAGCGCAGCGAGCGCTCCGGCCGCAAGATCCCGGCCGCCGACAAGGAGGCCCTGCTGGCCTCGGTGAAGGCCCAGATGGGCGAGTTGGCGGCGCTCATCGGCGACCTCCAGGTCCTCTCCCGGCCCGCGGAAACGAGCCTGGGCACCGGCGCGTCCGCGATCCGCGTGGTCGCCCTGCACGACATCGTCGGCTCCGCCCTGGAGCGGGCCCGGCTGCGCGGCCCGTCCCTCACCCTCACCGCCGCTCTCGCCCCGTGGTACGTCCGCGCCGAGCCGGCCGCGCTGGAGCGGGCGGTGGTCAACCTCCTCGACAACGCCGTGAAGTTCAGCCCGTCCGGCGGCACGGTCGAGGTCCGCCTCGCGGACGGCGCGCTGACCGTCCGGGACCACGGCCCCGGCATCCCGCCCGACGACCTCCCGCACGTCTTCGAGCGCTTCTGGCGCTCCCCCGCCGCGCGCAGCCTGCCCGGCAGCGGACTCGGGCTGTCCATCGTGGCCCGCACCGCGGAGCAGGCCGGCGGCGGCGTCCGCCTCCGCAACGCCCCCGGTGGCGGCACCGAAGCCCTCCTCACCCTGCCGGGCGCCGCCACCCCGCCCCCCGACACACCGGGGCGGTCGGGCGCGCCGGAGGCGCCTGGCGGGCCGGCGGGCGCGTCGGATACGAGCGCGTAG
- a CDS encoding alpha/beta hydrolase, producing the protein MTCGPEGDFARSCVPSITTSGHRVTLLTDDGVRIEAAHTPRIPGPEAPYAPSRAPFPVPSADLAVVLAHGFSGSLERPALRRTAAALSQHADVVTFSFRGHGGSGGRSTVGDREIHDLTAAVRWARSLGHRTIATVGFSMGGSVVLRQAALHGRRAAVAGPGEHGERTDAWPDAVVAVSAPARWYYRGTAPMRRLHWAVTRPSGRLVSRIGLRTRIHPEEWAAVPLSPTEAVPLIAPTPLLLVHGDRDPYFPVDHPRMLWAAADPATAELWLEPGFGHAENAAGPELLDRIGRWIARRARRAG; encoded by the coding sequence ATGACTTGCGGACCCGAGGGCGATTTTGCGCGATCTTGTGTTCCGTCGATCACAACGAGTGGTCACCGGGTGACCCTGTTGACGGACGACGGCGTGCGCATCGAGGCCGCCCACACCCCTCGGATTCCGGGCCCCGAAGCGCCGTACGCCCCCTCCCGCGCCCCCTTCCCGGTGCCCTCGGCGGACCTCGCCGTGGTCCTCGCGCACGGCTTCTCCGGCTCGCTCGAACGGCCCGCGCTGCGCCGCACCGCCGCCGCGTTGTCCCAGCATGCGGACGTGGTCACGTTCTCGTTCCGGGGGCACGGGGGCTCCGGCGGCCGGTCCACCGTCGGCGACCGGGAGATCCACGACCTGACCGCCGCGGTCCGCTGGGCCCGCTCGCTGGGCCACCGCACGATCGCCACGGTGGGCTTCTCCATGGGCGGTTCGGTCGTGCTCCGGCAGGCCGCGCTGCACGGCCGTCGGGCGGCGGTGGCGGGCCCGGGGGAGCACGGGGAGCGCACGGATGCGTGGCCGGACGCGGTGGTCGCGGTCAGTGCCCCCGCACGGTGGTACTACCGGGGCACCGCGCCCATGCGGCGCCTCCATTGGGCCGTGACGCGACCCAGTGGGCGGCTGGTCTCCCGCATCGGATTGCGGACGCGGATCCATCCCGAGGAGTGGGCCGCGGTCCCCCTCTCCCCCACCGAGGCGGTGCCGCTGATCGCGCCCACGCCGCTGCTCCTCGTCCACGGCGACCGCGACCCGTACTTCCCGGTGGACCATCCGCGGATGCTGTGGGCCGCCGCCGATCCGGCCACCGCCGAGCTCTGGCTCGAACCGGGCTTCGGCCACGCGGAGAACGCCGCCGGCCCGGAGCTGTTGGACCGGATCGGGCGCTGGATCGCCCGACGGGCCCGGCGGGCGGGCTGA
- a CDS encoding response regulator transcription factor, whose amino-acid sequence MSPAEHGDHPARILIVDDEPAVREALQRSLAFEGYGTEQAVDGLDAVEKVAAYDPELIVLDVLMPRMDGLTAARRLRASGVTVPILMLTARDTVGDRVTGLDAGADDYLVKPFELDELLARIRALLRRSSYAAAAGTAQPDEGEILGFADLRMNLATREVVRGHRPVELTRTEFTLLEMFLAHPRQVLTREQILKAVWGFDFEPTSNSLDVYVMYLRRKTEAGGEPRLVHTVRGVGYVLRLEGGAE is encoded by the coding sequence ATGAGCCCCGCCGAGCACGGAGATCACCCCGCCCGCATCCTCATCGTCGACGACGAGCCCGCGGTCCGCGAGGCACTGCAACGCTCGCTGGCCTTCGAGGGGTACGGCACCGAGCAGGCCGTCGACGGTCTGGACGCGGTGGAGAAGGTCGCCGCCTACGATCCCGAGTTGATCGTGCTGGACGTGCTGATGCCGCGGATGGACGGGCTGACCGCCGCCCGCCGGCTGCGGGCGAGCGGGGTGACGGTGCCGATCCTGATGCTGACCGCCCGGGACACCGTCGGCGACCGGGTCACCGGCCTGGACGCCGGCGCCGACGACTACCTCGTCAAGCCCTTCGAGCTGGACGAGCTGCTGGCCCGCATCCGCGCCCTGCTGCGCCGCAGCTCGTACGCGGCGGCGGCCGGCACCGCCCAGCCCGACGAGGGCGAGATCCTCGGCTTCGCCGATCTGCGGATGAATCTGGCCACCCGCGAGGTCGTCCGCGGCCACCGGCCCGTGGAGCTGACCCGCACGGAGTTCACGCTCCTGGAGATGTTCCTGGCCCACCCCCGGCAGGTCCTCACCCGCGAGCAGATCCTCAAGGCCGTCTGGGGCTTCGACTTCGAGCCGACCTCCAACTCCCTGGACGTGTACGTGATGTACCTCCGCCGCAAGACGGAGGCCGGCGGCGAGCCGCGGCTGGTCCACACCGTGCGCGGGGTGGGCTATGTGCTGCGGCTGGAGGGCGGAGCGGAATGA
- a CDS encoding LmeA family phospholipid-binding protein: MRTPIRISSPSHSASSPAGTPAAASTPAPEAGDQPHISGPSGGPQGDTRELPPVNPYADLAALADPDPSRAPGRGGDPEHGAPHAPPPPYRGYLNERDDSDDPLGLGLRSDDEDEDAWSPPNHRKLKRGIGRFAAVPRTIKALVALAACTGVLALGDRFAVLYAQNKAEDQVKSALHLHARPEVDIHGFPFLTQVFDKRLDQVDVVIPDVAADRVSLAKVSATARNIQLDGDLPTAIKGAIIGEMHGSVLLTFDDMNRELGASQVKFSALGPNGVRAVGELPVAGHTLRVRAEARIHRIGDRGISTEIGQMRLDIGDMAVYRPGTGEGEGLRLTQKGAAELTRQVARVKAMLSIPAIAKRIGIPQEYLDDALRSDDKLHELIGSPRFVHQLMTVNLVDVVMDHPWLLQKVGIDAKMLGALTDLTKPQLADRLALSFQLPKTPGNIRLANVSVEPDGIHADLTGTELPFGDAAKNDGKGKGGGK; encoded by the coding sequence ATGCGAACCCCCATACGCATATCTTCACCCTCGCACTCGGCCTCGTCCCCGGCCGGTACCCCCGCCGCAGCCTCCACCCCCGCCCCGGAGGCCGGCGACCAGCCCCACATATCCGGGCCGTCGGGCGGCCCTCAAGGCGACACCAGAGAGCTCCCGCCGGTCAACCCCTACGCGGACCTGGCCGCACTCGCCGACCCGGATCCGTCCCGGGCGCCCGGCCGGGGCGGCGACCCTGAGCACGGCGCACCGCACGCCCCGCCTCCCCCGTACCGCGGCTACCTCAACGAGCGTGACGACAGCGACGATCCGCTCGGGCTCGGCCTGCGCTCGGACGACGAGGACGAGGACGCCTGGTCGCCGCCGAACCACCGGAAGCTGAAGCGGGGCATCGGTCGCTTCGCGGCCGTTCCGCGCACCATCAAGGCGCTGGTCGCGCTCGCGGCCTGCACGGGGGTGCTCGCCCTCGGCGACCGGTTCGCCGTGCTCTACGCGCAGAACAAGGCCGAGGACCAGGTGAAGTCGGCCCTGCATCTGCACGCCCGGCCCGAGGTGGACATCCACGGATTCCCGTTCCTCACCCAGGTCTTCGACAAGCGGCTCGACCAGGTCGACGTGGTGATCCCGGACGTCGCCGCCGACCGGGTCTCGCTGGCGAAGGTGTCGGCGACGGCCCGGAACATCCAACTGGACGGCGATCTGCCGACCGCCATCAAGGGCGCCATCATCGGCGAGATGCACGGCAGCGTGCTGCTCACCTTCGACGACATGAACCGCGAACTGGGCGCCTCCCAGGTGAAGTTCAGCGCGCTCGGCCCCAACGGGGTGCGCGCGGTCGGCGAACTTCCCGTCGCCGGGCACACCTTGCGGGTCCGGGCCGAGGCCCGCATCCACCGCATCGGCGACCGGGGCATCTCCACCGAGATCGGCCAGATGCGCCTGGACATCGGCGACATGGCCGTCTACCGCCCGGGCACCGGCGAGGGCGAGGGCCTCCGCCTGACCCAGAAGGGCGCCGCCGAACTCACCCGGCAGGTCGCCAGGGTCAAGGCGATGCTCAGCATCCCGGCCATCGCCAAGCGGATCGGCATCCCCCAGGAGTACCTCGACGACGCCCTGCGCAGCGACGACAAGCTGCACGAGCTGATCGGCTCGCCGCGCTTCGTCCACCAGCTCATGACGGTCAACCTCGTCGATGTCGTGATGGACCACCCCTGGCTGCTCCAGAAGGTCGGCATCGACGCGAAGATGCTGGGCGCCCTCACCGACCTCACCAAGCCCCAGCTCGCCGACCGCCTCGCCCTCTCCTTCCAACTCCCCAAGACCCCGGGCAACATCCGCCTCGCCAACGTCTCCGTGGAGCCCGACGGCATCCACGCCGACCTCACCGGCACGGAGCTGCCGTTCGGCGACGCGGCGAAGAACGACGGCAAGGGCAAGGGCGGGGGGAAGTAG
- a CDS encoding LacI family DNA-binding transcriptional regulator gives MAKVTRDDVAKLAGTSTAVVSYVINNGPRPVAPATRERVLAAIKELGYRPDRVAQAMASRRTDLIGLIVPDTRQPFFAEMAHAVEQAASERGKMVLVGNANYLDEREVHYLRAFLGMRVAGLILISQGPSEHAAAEIDAWDARVVLLHRRPDAIDDVAVMTDDIWGAQLATRHLLEHGHPYVAFLGGTEETPKSGDPVTDHVEGWRRAMLESGRSPEGRYFQAAYNRYDAYRIALRLLSGPDRPPAIMCATDDQAIGVLRAARELRLDVPGELAVAGFDDVKEAALTDPPLTTVASDRQAMARAAVDLVLDDGLRVVGSRRERLRQFPSRLVVRRSCGCGG, from the coding sequence GTGGCCAAGGTGACGCGAGATGACGTAGCAAAACTGGCGGGGACGTCCACCGCCGTTGTCAGTTACGTCATCAACAACGGACCGAGGCCGGTCGCCCCGGCCACGCGCGAGCGGGTGCTCGCCGCCATCAAGGAGCTCGGTTACCGACCCGACCGGGTCGCGCAGGCGATGGCGTCCCGCCGCACCGACCTCATAGGTCTGATCGTTCCGGACACCCGTCAGCCGTTCTTCGCGGAGATGGCGCACGCCGTCGAACAGGCCGCCTCCGAGCGCGGCAAGATGGTGCTGGTCGGCAACGCCAACTACCTCGACGAGCGCGAGGTGCACTACCTGCGCGCGTTCCTCGGGATGCGGGTGGCCGGGCTGATCCTGATCAGCCAGGGCCCCAGCGAGCATGCCGCCGCGGAGATCGACGCCTGGGACGCCCGGGTGGTGCTGTTGCACCGCAGGCCGGACGCGATCGACGACGTCGCGGTGATGACCGACGACATCTGGGGCGCCCAACTGGCCACCCGGCACCTGCTGGAGCACGGCCACCCGTACGTCGCGTTCCTGGGCGGCACGGAGGAGACCCCGAAGTCCGGTGACCCGGTCACCGACCACGTCGAGGGCTGGCGACGGGCCATGCTGGAGTCCGGGCGGTCCCCGGAGGGGCGCTACTTCCAGGCGGCGTACAACCGCTACGACGCCTACCGGATCGCGCTGCGGCTGCTGTCCGGCCCGGACCGGCCGCCGGCCATCATGTGCGCCACCGACGACCAGGCGATCGGCGTGCTGCGGGCCGCCCGCGAGCTACGGCTCGACGTCCCCGGCGAGTTGGCGGTGGCGGGCTTCGACGACGTGAAGGAGGCGGCGCTCACCGATCCGCCGCTGACGACGGTGGCCTCGGACCGGCAGGCGATGGCCCGGGCCGCGGTCGACCTGGTGCTGGACGACGGGCTGCGGGTGGTGGGTTCGCGCCGCGAGCGGCTGCGGCAGTTCCCGTCGCGCCTGGTGGTGCGGCGGTCCTGCGGGTGCGGGGGCTGA
- a CDS encoding S1C family serine protease, with protein sequence MTESYRRSGDEMPQDRPYSYDNAYGTGHRSEHGADRAYGGDVPPAPPYAPSPAEAGGAGAPEPRRRARRPVALIAAVALASGLIGGGSAALIAGATQQGATSGGISTPLVNAGQNTGGSGVAGVAKAVSPAIVEIQARTADGQSTGSGVVITSNGEIVTNNHVVAGAHSVSVTFSDGSKKTATVVGTDPDKDLALIKVVGGKGLTHAVLGDSSKLVVGDPVVAIGSPEGLTGSVTSGIISALNREVTVPKEGGQNQNQGQGQGQGQGGGRGFGGGGWPFEFGGNQYNGDTGSSKTSYKALQTDAALNPGNSGGALINMQGQIIGINSAMYSPSSSDSSQAGSVGLGFAIPINTVKADLDALRGGGSGSSGV encoded by the coding sequence ATGACCGAGAGCTACCGCCGTAGCGGCGATGAGATGCCCCAGGACCGGCCGTACTCCTACGACAACGCATACGGCACCGGCCACCGCAGCGAGCACGGCGCGGACCGCGCCTACGGGGGCGACGTTCCGCCGGCGCCCCCGTACGCGCCGTCCCCCGCGGAGGCGGGCGGTGCGGGCGCGCCGGAGCCGCGGCGCCGGGCCCGCCGGCCGGTCGCGCTGATCGCGGCGGTGGCGCTGGCCTCCGGTCTGATAGGCGGCGGCAGCGCGGCGCTGATCGCCGGCGCCACGCAGCAGGGCGCCACGTCGGGCGGTATCTCCACCCCGCTCGTCAACGCCGGGCAGAACACCGGCGGTAGCGGTGTCGCCGGGGTGGCCAAGGCGGTCAGCCCGGCCATCGTGGAGATCCAGGCGCGGACCGCGGACGGCCAGTCCACCGGCTCCGGCGTGGTGATCACCAGCAACGGCGAGATCGTCACCAACAACCACGTGGTGGCCGGCGCGCACAGTGTCAGCGTGACCTTCAGCGACGGCAGCAAGAAGACCGCGACGGTGGTCGGCACCGACCCCGACAAGGACCTCGCGCTGATCAAGGTCGTCGGCGGCAAGGGGCTCACGCACGCGGTGCTCGGCGACTCCAGCAAGCTGGTGGTCGGCGACCCGGTCGTCGCGATCGGCTCGCCGGAGGGCCTCACCGGCTCGGTGACCAGCGGCATCATCTCCGCGCTCAACCGGGAGGTGACCGTCCCCAAGGAGGGCGGGCAGAACCAGAACCAGGGCCAGGGCCAGGGGCAGGGGCAGGGCGGGGGCCGCGGCTTCGGCGGCGGTGGCTGGCCGTTCGAGTTCGGTGGCAACCAGTACAACGGCGACACCGGCTCGTCCAAGACCAGCTACAAGGCCCTGCAGACCGACGCCGCGCTCAACCCGGGCAACTCCGGCGGCGCCCTGATCAACATGCAGGGGCAGATCATCGGCATCAACTCGGCCATGTACTCGCCGAGTTCGTCGGACAGCAGTCAGGCGGGCAGCGTCGGCCTCGGCTTCGCGATCCCGATCAACACCGTCAAGGCCGACCTCGACGCGCTGCGCGGCGGCGGCAGCGGGAGCAGCGGGGTCTGA